In Chrysiogenia bacterium, a single genomic region encodes these proteins:
- a CDS encoding glycosyltransferase family 2 protein: protein MSEPHANSPAPGGAPCLSVIMPVHNEADFLEEILRRVAAQPVVGEIIVVDDASSDGSSELVERLIESELPQIRLIRQSPNQGKGSAVRRGFEHVSHEYVVIQDADLEYWPEDYPVLLEPMQAGRADVVFGDRFHKGRPEHMRPLYFAANRFLSWVFNTRNRTNVLDMETCYKAFRSKYLPYVTSTENRFCFDPELAAELIRLGARVANVPITYRARTREEGKKIGWKDGVAQLIVILKGPPGRKLLPE, encoded by the coding sequence ATGAGTGAGCCACACGCAAATTCCCCTGCGCCCGGCGGCGCGCCGTGCCTGTCGGTCATCATGCCCGTCCACAACGAGGCGGACTTTCTCGAAGAAATTCTGCGCCGCGTCGCCGCGCAGCCGGTCGTCGGCGAGATCATCGTGGTCGACGATGCCTCCAGCGATGGCAGCAGCGAGCTTGTCGAGCGCCTCATCGAGAGCGAGCTCCCCCAGATCCGTCTGATTCGTCAGAGCCCCAACCAAGGCAAGGGCTCGGCTGTGCGCCGCGGTTTCGAACACGTCTCGCACGAATATGTCGTCATTCAGGATGCCGACCTCGAGTACTGGCCAGAGGATTACCCCGTCCTGCTCGAGCCCATGCAGGCCGGACGCGCCGACGTGGTCTTCGGCGACCGCTTTCACAAAGGACGGCCCGAGCACATGCGCCCGCTCTACTTCGCGGCCAACCGCTTTCTCTCCTGGGTGTTCAATACGCGCAACCGCACGAACGTGCTGGATATGGAGACCTGCTACAAGGCCTTCCGCAGCAAGTATCTGCCCTACGTGACTTCCACGGAAAATCGCTTCTGCTTCGATCCCGAGCTGGCGGCCGAGCTCATCCGCCTGGGAGCACGCGTGGCCAATGTGCCCATCACCTACCGCGCCCGCACCCGCGAGGAAGGCAAGAAAATCGGCTGGAAGGACGGGGTTGCCCAGCTCATCGTGATCCTCAAGGGCCCTCCGGGCCGGAAGCTGCTTCCCGAATAA
- a CDS encoding YkgJ family cysteine cluster protein: MGKKKDKQKNKKDKKAKKAKKVVQLDPSAARTMMVLPVLNSPMKKEKDHPCYNCIQCCSYVATEIDEPTTHSDYDCVMWYLYHPNVSIFLDFDGDWYIQFDSKCENLTENGLCGVYETRPEICRDYDWKDCEVRWPDEPLHKAYFQKADEFLVWLEKRRPKSYKKYIKYKEKGVPKKVAGELGRIA, from the coding sequence ATGGGCAAGAAGAAAGACAAGCAGAAGAACAAGAAGGACAAGAAAGCCAAAAAGGCGAAGAAGGTTGTGCAGCTCGACCCGAGCGCCGCGCGCACCATGATGGTTCTTCCAGTCCTCAACTCTCCCATGAAGAAGGAAAAGGACCACCCCTGCTACAACTGCATCCAGTGCTGCAGCTACGTGGCGACGGAAATCGACGAGCCGACAACCCATTCCGACTACGACTGCGTGATGTGGTACCTCTACCACCCCAACGTGAGTATCTTCCTGGACTTCGATGGCGACTGGTACATCCAGTTCGACAGCAAGTGCGAGAATCTGACCGAGAATGGGCTGTGCGGCGTCTACGAGACGCGCCCCGAGATCTGCCGCGATTACGACTGGAAAGACTGCGAAGTGCGCTGGCCCGATGAGCCGCTGCACAAGGCCTATTTCCAGAAGGCCGACGAGTTCCTGGTCTGGCTCGAAAAGCGTCGCCCGAAGAGCTACAAGAAGTACATCAAGTACAAGGAAAAGGGCGTCCCCAAGAAGGTGGCCGGCGAGCTCGGCAGAATCGCCTAG
- a CDS encoding uracil-DNA glycosylase has product MSLSSQKSSDAALARLARRIEGCEACPRLVSWRGEVAREKRRAFAAETYWGRPVPGFGDPAARILIVGLAPGAHGANRTGRPFTGDRSGQWLYRALHRAGLSSRAESVRAGDGLRLRHVWITNLVRCVPPQNRPAGDELKACSVFLDEELRLLGRVRVVLALGGTAWNQSWKTLGGATPHPRFGHLAQAQLGGKTLLGSYHPSQQNTFTGRLTEPMFDEVFTRARSLAALPKKRKR; this is encoded by the coding sequence ATGAGCTTGAGCTCTCAAAAATCGTCGGACGCGGCGCTCGCGCGGCTGGCCCGTCGCATCGAGGGCTGCGAGGCCTGCCCGCGGCTGGTGAGCTGGCGCGGAGAGGTCGCACGCGAGAAACGCAGGGCCTTTGCCGCCGAGACCTATTGGGGCAGGCCGGTGCCGGGATTTGGCGATCCGGCGGCCCGCATTCTCATCGTGGGTCTTGCCCCCGGCGCCCATGGGGCCAACCGAACGGGCAGGCCCTTTACCGGGGATCGCTCGGGGCAGTGGCTCTACCGGGCGCTCCATCGTGCCGGGCTCTCCAGCAGGGCCGAATCGGTACGGGCCGGAGACGGCCTGCGCCTTCGGCACGTCTGGATCACCAATCTCGTGCGCTGCGTTCCGCCGCAAAATCGTCCTGCCGGCGATGAGCTAAAGGCCTGCAGCGTATTCCTGGATGAAGAACTGCGCCTGCTGGGGCGCGTGCGGGTCGTCCTGGCACTGGGTGGAACGGCCTGGAATCAGAGCTGGAAGACTTTGGGCGGAGCCACGCCGCACCCGCGCTTCGGCCATCTGGCCCAGGCACAGTTGGGTGGAAAAACCCTGTTGGGTTCCTACCATCCGAGCCAGCAGAATACCTTTACGGGCAGACTGACCGAGCCGATGTTCGATGAGGTGTTTACGCGCGCCCGCTCTCTGGCCGCGCTTCCGAAAAAGCGAAAGCGTTAG
- a CDS encoding ATP/GTP-binding protein — protein sequence MKAMLFTLVLLAGTTAGFDKPESAYWYAPGRNWFVSNVAGSPVGKDGNGWIARLDESGKVTSEKWVSGLNAPKGMRAHGGKLYVADIDQLRIIDVEKGELLESVPYEGAKFLNDVAVGSDGTVYISDMITSKIHTWSGGKAGTFLEGESIEHPNGILIDGDKLIIAAWGPGMDPASFATTSPGRVLTVDLKTKKVTPLGSGARVGNLDGIEKRGEGYLATDYMTGNLYEISADGSAKLLRDGFVNGADIGLDPARGLLAVPEMGAGKVTFIDLEN from the coding sequence ATGAAAGCAATGCTGTTCACGCTGGTCCTGCTGGCCGGCACCACCGCAGGCTTCGACAAGCCCGAGAGCGCCTACTGGTACGCCCCCGGCCGGAACTGGTTCGTCTCCAACGTGGCGGGATCGCCCGTGGGCAAGGACGGCAACGGCTGGATCGCGCGCCTTGACGAGAGTGGCAAGGTGACCTCTGAGAAATGGGTCTCCGGCCTCAACGCGCCCAAAGGCATGCGTGCCCACGGAGGAAAACTCTACGTGGCCGACATCGATCAGCTCCGCATCATCGATGTAGAGAAGGGCGAACTTCTTGAAAGCGTGCCCTATGAGGGGGCGAAGTTCCTCAACGACGTAGCCGTCGGTTCCGATGGCACGGTCTACATTTCCGACATGATTACCAGCAAGATTCACACCTGGAGCGGCGGCAAGGCCGGGACATTTCTGGAGGGGGAGTCGATCGAGCATCCCAACGGAATCCTGATCGACGGCGACAAACTCATCATCGCCGCCTGGGGACCGGGCATGGACCCGGCGAGTTTTGCCACGACGAGCCCCGGCCGGGTGCTCACCGTGGATCTCAAGACGAAGAAAGTTACGCCACTCGGAAGCGGCGCGCGCGTGGGGAACCTCGATGGCATTGAAAAGCGCGGCGAGGGCTACCTGGCCACGGACTACATGACCGGAAATCTCTATGAAATCTCCGCCGACGGCTCGGCGAAGCTGTTGCGCGACGGCTTTGTAAACGGCGCCGACATCGGGCTCGATCCCGCGCGCGGCCTGCTGGCGGTTCCGGAGATGGGGGCCGGCAAGGTCACATTCATCGATCTCGAAAACTGA